In Equus caballus isolate H_3958 breed thoroughbred chromosome 7, TB-T2T, whole genome shotgun sequence, one DNA window encodes the following:
- the TMEM25 gene encoding transmembrane protein 25 isoform X13: protein MVLPPGPATLPHTLLLLPALLSSGWGELEPQIDGHTWAERALRENERHAFTCHVAGGPGTPKLAWYLDGQLQEASTSRLLSVGGEAFSGGTSTFTVTAQRAQHELNCSLQDPGSGRSANASVILNVQFKPEIAQVGAKYQEAQGPGLLVVLFALVRANPPANVTWIDQDGPVTVNTSDFLVLDAQSYPWLTNHTVQLQLRSLAHNLSVVATNDVGVTSASLPAPGLLATRVEVPLLGIVVAGGLALGTLVGFSTLVACLVCRKEKKIKGSSRRPSLVSSDSNNLKLNNVRLPRENMSLPSNLQLNDLTPESRGKPADRQMAQNNSRPELVDSEPGGLLTSRGFIRLPMLGYIYRVSSVSSDEIWL, encoded by the exons ATGGTGCTGCCTCCAGGCCCGGCTACGCTCCCGCACACACTGCTGCTCCTACCAGCTCTTCTGAGCTCAG GTTGGGGGGAGTTGGAGCCACAAATCGATGGTCACACCTGGGCTGAGCGGGCACTTCGGGAGAATGAACGCCACGCCTTCACCTGCCACGTGGCAGGAGGGCCTGGCACCCCCAAGTTGGCCTGGTACCTGGATGGACAGCTGCAGGAGGCCAGCACCTCCCGACTGCTGAGTGTGGGCGGGGAGGCCTTCTCTGGAGGCACCAGCACCTTCACTGTCACTGCCCAGCGGGCCCAGCATGAGCTCAACTGCTCCCTGCAGGACCCAGGCAGTGGCCGGTCAGCCAACGCCTCCGTCATCCTCAATGTGCAAT TTAAGCCGGAGATTGCCCAGGTCGGGGCCAAGTACCAGGAAGCTCAGGGCCCGGGCCTCCTGGTTGTCCTTTTTGCCCTGGTTCGTGCCAACCCACCTGCCAATGTGACCTGGATCGACCAGGATGGGCCGGTGACTGTCAACACCTCCGACTTCCTGGTGCTGGATGCCCAGAGCTACCCCTGGCTCACCAACCACACTGTGCAGCTGCAGCTCCGCAGCCTGGCGCACAACCTCTCCGTGGTAGCCACCAACGACGTGGGTGTCACCAGTGCCTCGCTCCCGGCCCCAG GGCTCCTGGCCACCCGGGTGGAAGTGCCACTGCTGGGCATCGTTGTGGCTGGAGGGCTTGCCCTGGGCACCCTGGTGGGGTTCAGCACCTTGGTGGCCTGCCTGGTctgcaggaaagagaagaagatcAAAG GCTCCTCCCGGCGCCCATCTCTGGTCTCTAG TGACTCCAACAACCTGAAACTCAACAATGTTCGCCTGCCGCGGGAGAACATGTCCCTCCCATCCAACCTTCAGCTCAACGACCTCACTCCGGAGTCCAGAG GGAAACCAGCAGACCGCCAGATGGCTCAGAACAACAGCCGGCCAGAGCTTGTGGACTCGGAGCCTGGTGGTCTCCTCACCAGCCGAG GTTTCATCCGTCTCCCAATGCTGGGCTACATCTATCGAGTGTCCAGTGTGAGCAGTGATGAGATCTGGCTCTGA